Proteins encoded in a region of the Candidatus Korarchaeota archaeon NZ13-K genome:
- a CDS encoding DNA-directed RNA polymerase subunit L, whose product MITLEVEVVKVSGNEIRLIVRGETYTLLDPLVDELNSLEEVEFAGYDVPHPLKEESVLFLRVREGMDPREVLRDSVRRLIWKYEEVERSFLEQMSNLKG is encoded by the coding sequence GTGATCACCTTGGAGGTTGAGGTGGTGAAGGTATCGGGTAACGAGATAAGGTTGATCGTGCGCGGGGAAACTTACACTCTGCTGGATCCCCTGGTGGATGAGCTCAACTCCCTAGAGGAGGTGGAGTTCGCTGGCTACGATGTTCCCCATCCCCTGAAGGAGGAGTCCGTCCTCTTCCTCAGGGTGAGGGAGGGCATGGATCCCAGGGAGGTGCTGAGGGACTCCGTCAGGAGATTGATCTGGAAATACGAGGAGGTCGAGAGGAGCTTCCTCGAGCAGATGAGCAACCTGAAGGGCTAA
- a CDS encoding CDP-alcohol phosphatidyltransferase family protein, which yields MWGPRAGCRMLERLRGTSSRLFDGLACLATRVGISANFTTFLGFLSFLASSIVLLLRKPLLASAFIILGGFFDLIDGAIARRSGDSGPKGAFIDSVADRVEDGMLFMSMGMYANDLLWAALATHSSMLVSYIRARSESLGVKGTELSLTGRGERIVLSAIFCAADMVSLGLILITLLSYVTCLQRSYIFFKGIKGKE from the coding sequence ATGTGGGGTCCGCGGGCTGGGTGCCGGATGCTGGAGCGTTTGAGGGGAACTTCCTCAAGGCTGTTCGATGGCCTGGCCTGCCTGGCCACTAGGGTTGGTATAAGCGCCAATTTCACGACCTTCCTGGGATTCCTGTCCTTCTTGGCCTCCTCCATCGTGCTCCTACTCAGGAAGCCGTTGCTGGCGTCCGCCTTCATAATACTCGGGGGCTTCTTTGATCTGATCGATGGTGCTATAGCTAGAAGGAGCGGTGACTCCGGACCAAAGGGCGCTTTCATCGACTCGGTGGCCGACAGAGTGGAGGACGGAATGCTCTTCATGTCCATGGGCATGTATGCGAATGATCTGCTCTGGGCAGCGTTGGCGACGCACTCATCCATGCTGGTGAGCTACATAAGGGCCAGATCGGAGTCCCTTGGGGTCAAGGGAACCGAGCTCAGCCTGACCGGGAGGGGGGAGAGGATAGTCCTCTCGGCTATCTTCTGCGCAGCAGATATGGTGAGCCTGGGCCTCATCCTCATAACTCTTCTGAGCTACGTGACCTGCCTGCAGAGGTCCTATATATTCTTCAAGGGAATTAAAGGGAAGGAGTAG
- a CDS encoding 50S ribosomal protein L16, protein MSLRPARNYRALQRPYTRKEYIKSIPHSKITKFDHGNVHGDFEYEVRLVAEASFQVRSNALEAARMTVMSQIRRAVPSEDAYFFKVVHYPHHILRKHAMAGVHKAERLQKGMRLAFGKPDARAAQISRGDVIMFIRVNSPHLEVAKYCMKLAKLKIPYMTRIEVVRLDGGKDEEGA, encoded by the coding sequence ATGTCGCTGAGACCAGCCAGGAACTACAGGGCCCTTCAGAGGCCCTACACAAGGAAGGAATACATAAAGAGCATTCCCCACAGTAAGATAACGAAGTTCGATCATGGGAACGTCCATGGGGACTTCGAGTACGAGGTGAGGCTGGTGGCCGAGGCAAGCTTTCAGGTGAGGAGCAACGCGCTTGAGGCAGCCAGGATGACCGTGATGTCCCAGATAAGGAGGGCAGTGCCATCAGAGGATGCTTACTTCTTCAAGGTGGTGCACTACCCCCATCACATACTAAGGAAACACGCTATGGCTGGCGTCCACAAGGCTGAGAGGCTTCAGAAGGGGATGAGGCTCGCCTTCGGTAAGCCGGACGCCAGGGCGGCTCAGATAAGTAGGGGTGATGTCATAATGTTCATCAGGGTGAACTCCCCCCATCTCGAGGTGGCCAAGTACTGCATGAAGCTGGCCAAGCTGAAGATACCCTACATGACGAGGATAGAAGTGGTCAGGCTGGATGGAGGTAAGGACGAAGAGGGAGCTTGA
- a CDS encoding RNA methyltransferase: MPDLVVILVEPERADNVGMIARAMKNFGFKRLRVIRPMFESFDRAIAAAMRARDVIEGMEILTSLDEAREGIDLMIGTTARVSKYSIERRAVTLREFVSSISWDAVYGLVLGRESIGLTTEELSACDLVMTIPSSEDYPALNLANAAAIMLYEFFLAFRDSSRFRVAPVPREAREVMLRYLGEILDMLGDAVRDKERTMKSLRNLLERTFPCGMSAEEAFRALGIIKALRDALARVKGDVAETSQELQGPSEALHKEGIHKEHSPQ; the protein is encoded by the coding sequence ATGCCGGACCTCGTGGTCATATTGGTGGAGCCCGAGAGGGCGGATAACGTGGGTATGATAGCCAGGGCGATGAAGAACTTCGGCTTCAAGAGACTGAGGGTGATCAGACCGATGTTCGAGAGCTTCGACAGGGCCATAGCTGCTGCTATGAGGGCCAGGGATGTGATCGAGGGGATGGAGATACTCACGTCGCTGGATGAGGCCAGGGAGGGGATAGATCTCATGATAGGGACGACTGCCAGGGTGAGCAAGTATTCGATCGAGAGGAGGGCTGTGACCCTGAGGGAATTTGTCTCGAGCATAAGCTGGGATGCCGTTTACGGCCTTGTCCTGGGACGGGAGTCCATTGGGCTGACGACGGAGGAGCTCTCGGCTTGCGATCTCGTCATGACGATACCCTCGAGTGAGGACTACCCAGCCCTGAACCTAGCTAACGCGGCAGCGATAATGCTCTATGAGTTCTTCCTGGCATTCAGGGATTCTTCCAGGTTCAGGGTGGCTCCAGTACCCAGGGAGGCGAGGGAAGTGATGCTCAGATACCTGGGGGAGATCCTAGACATGCTGGGAGATGCCGTGAGGGATAAGGAACGCACGATGAAGTCCCTAAGGAACCTCTTGGAGAGGACATTCCCCTGCGGCATGTCGGCCGAGGAGGCCTTCAGAGCGCTAGGTATTATAAAGGCTCTGAGGGATGCTCTGGCGAGGGTGAAAGGGGATGTCGCTGAGACCAGCCAGGAACTACAGGGCCCTTCAGAGGCCCTACACAAGGAAGGAATACATAAAGAGCATTCCCCACAGTAA
- a CDS encoding methyltransferase domain-containing protein, whose product MEVRTKRELEIVLQQLEGYRNPKPELEQCPTPASLAAAMIHMSRMFGDLEGRRVADLGCGNGVLAIGSVLYGASEAVGIDIDPEAVEIARMNAERLGLSGRVRFLVMDVRDFSERVDTVVQNPPFGTRRRHMDTLFLEVALRNSKVTYSLHMAGNSEFLRRFALERGASLTHVERWPFPLERVFPYHRRRVVRIPVELLRFEVMRHEG is encoded by the coding sequence ATGGAGGTAAGGACGAAGAGGGAGCTTGAAATAGTATTGCAGCAGCTGGAAGGATACAGGAATCCCAAGCCCGAGCTGGAGCAGTGCCCAACCCCGGCCAGCCTCGCCGCTGCGATGATTCACATGTCCCGCATGTTCGGCGACCTCGAGGGGAGGAGGGTGGCGGACTTGGGCTGCGGTAACGGTGTGCTCGCGATAGGCTCCGTGCTATATGGGGCCTCGGAAGCGGTTGGCATAGACATAGACCCAGAAGCCGTTGAGATCGCGAGGATGAACGCCGAGAGGTTAGGCCTCTCGGGTAGGGTGAGGTTCCTAGTGATGGATGTTCGGGACTTCTCCGAGAGGGTCGACACCGTGGTGCAGAACCCCCCCTTCGGAACCAGGAGGAGGCACATGGACACCTTATTCTTGGAAGTCGCCCTGAGGAACTCCAAGGTCACTTACTCCCTGCATATGGCTGGGAACTCCGAATTCCTGAGGAGGTTCGCGCTTGAGAGGGGAGCCTCTCTCACTCACGTGGAGAGGTGGCCATTCCCCCTCGAGCGCGTGTTCCCCTACCACAGGAGGAGGGTGGTTAGGATACCCGTGGAGTTGCTCAGGTTCGAGGTGATGCGGCATGAGGGGTAA
- a CDS encoding DUF2067 domain-containing protein has product MLRRGYEGKRSLVLSISPSELSDLLEYLERRMEGRNYSCKYSMSSGLKITIFGDREELREAESLVRRSYRNFKVIRNPVGNLYRYPSEWLTEHGSVSMSLLTLSLEAAGLTAQWRGDLLFTELEPEEIKDLMSELRSLLEEIKYEVRQRKAREVLVAVAVSSGASPTDVLELAEREGFLERDEEGIWRFRVDPDVAMRELRRKLIEGDHLGG; this is encoded by the coding sequence ATGCTAAGGAGAGGTTATGAGGGAAAGAGGAGTTTGGTCCTCTCGATAAGCCCATCCGAGCTTTCAGACCTCTTGGAATATCTGGAGAGGAGGATGGAGGGAAGGAATTACTCCTGCAAATACTCCATGAGCTCAGGATTGAAGATAACAATATTCGGAGATAGAGAGGAGCTCAGGGAAGCGGAATCTCTCGTGAGAAGATCTTACAGGAACTTCAAGGTGATCAGGAACCCCGTGGGCAATCTCTACAGGTACCCATCCGAGTGGTTGACTGAGCACGGAAGCGTGTCGATGAGCCTCCTCACGCTCTCCCTAGAAGCAGCGGGACTGACGGCTCAATGGAGAGGGGATCTCCTGTTCACGGAACTGGAGCCTGAGGAGATTAAAGACCTGATGTCCGAGCTCAGATCCCTGCTGGAGGAGATAAAGTATGAGGTCAGGCAAAGGAAGGCCAGGGAGGTTCTGGTGGCCGTTGCCGTTAGCTCGGGGGCCTCACCCACGGACGTCTTGGAGCTAGCCGAGAGGGAGGGCTTCCTGGAGAGGGATGAGGAGGGGATCTGGCGCTTCAGGGTGGATCCCGATGTGGCGATGAGGGAGCTGAGGAGGAAGCTGATAGAGGGTGATCACCTTGGAGGTTGA